The Streptomyces sp. NBC_01142 genome has a window encoding:
- a CDS encoding Lrp/AsnC family transcriptional regulator gives MAVDALDTRILRLLIEQPRTSVREYARILGIARGTLQARIERLERDGVITGTGPYLSPAALGHPVLAFVHIEVTQGHLDEVGDALAAVPEIIEAFSITGGGDLLTRVAARDNGHLEDVIQRLIQMPGVVRTRTEMALRERVPHRLLPLVESVGRAAADTSR, from the coding sequence ATGGCGGTGGACGCACTCGACACCCGCATCCTGCGGCTGCTGATCGAGCAGCCGCGCACCAGCGTGCGCGAGTACGCACGGATTCTCGGCATCGCCCGCGGCACCCTGCAGGCCAGGATCGAACGGCTGGAGAGGGACGGGGTGATCACCGGCACGGGTCCGTACCTCTCCCCCGCCGCCCTCGGGCACCCGGTCCTCGCCTTCGTCCATATCGAGGTCACGCAGGGGCATCTGGACGAGGTCGGCGACGCGCTCGCGGCCGTGCCCGAGATCATCGAGGCGTTCTCCATCACCGGCGGCGGGGATCTGCTGACGCGGGTCGCCGCGCGGGACAACGGCCATCTCGAAGATGTCATCCAGCGGCTCATCCAGATGCCCGGTGTGGTGCGTACGCGTACGGAGATGGCGTTGCGCGAACGGGTGCCGCACCGGCTGCTGCCCCTGGTCGAGTCGGTGGGACGGGCGGCGGC